A genomic window from Aquitalea aquatilis includes:
- a CDS encoding NCS1 family nucleobase:cation symporter-1, translating to MRQTDYIEDSGNLPAATPADQPVTNYLDGQSGLSSRLYNADLAPTNKNGRQWSAYSIFALWANDVHNLGNYAFAIGLFSLGLGGWQILLAFGFGAVFLFLLLNLSGYMGEKTGIPFPVMSRIAFGTRGAQIPALLRGAVAIAWFGIQTYLASLVLQLALIAIYPALKSFQTDNLLGLSSLGWATFLLLWAIQLVIVSYGMEMIRKYEAIAGPVILMTFSALAGWILVRAKFSIAWEMSHALSGTDMWIKILGAAALWVSVYGTFILNFCDFTRAAQSRNSIFWGNFWGIPINMLLFGGIVVVLTGGQYHIDGHIIASPADIVAMIPNTFLLVLATLSLLILTVGVNLMANFVAPTYALTNLMPKYMNFRKAAILSALIGLLILPWNLYNSPLVIPIFLGGLGALLGPLFGIIMIDYWIIRKQKINIPALYSDDAQSEYHYMAGSNPRAIIALMISGGLALGLTFLPLFAVFRDFSWFMAAGLGGMIYFLIADRRGPFIDVDGEKISVPACH from the coding sequence ATGCGGCAAACCGATTATATTGAAGATTCTGGCAATTTGCCGGCAGCAACACCTGCTGATCAGCCAGTTACCAATTATTTAGATGGCCAATCTGGGCTGAGTTCACGGCTTTATAATGCTGATTTAGCACCAACAAATAAAAATGGCAGGCAATGGAGTGCTTACAGTATTTTTGCACTATGGGCCAATGATGTGCATAACCTGGGGAATTATGCATTCGCAATTGGCCTGTTTTCATTGGGTCTGGGTGGCTGGCAGATATTATTGGCCTTTGGATTTGGAGCAGTATTCCTGTTCTTGCTGCTTAACCTGTCCGGGTATATGGGTGAAAAGACAGGTATTCCCTTTCCTGTGATGAGCCGTATTGCTTTTGGCACGCGTGGTGCGCAGATTCCTGCCTTATTGCGTGGGGCCGTTGCCATTGCATGGTTTGGTATTCAGACTTACCTGGCATCTCTTGTCTTACAATTGGCACTGATTGCCATTTACCCGGCACTTAAGTCTTTTCAGACAGATAACCTGCTTGGGCTGTCTTCATTGGGTTGGGCTACTTTCCTGCTACTGTGGGCCATACAGCTGGTAATTGTCAGCTATGGCATGGAAATGATTCGCAAGTATGAAGCCATTGCCGGGCCTGTGATCTTGATGACTTTTAGCGCGCTCGCAGGCTGGATTCTGGTGCGTGCCAAGTTTTCCATTGCCTGGGAAATGAGTCATGCACTGAGTGGCACTGACATGTGGATAAAAATTCTTGGTGCTGCGGCCCTGTGGGTAAGTGTTTACGGTACTTTCATTCTTAATTTCTGCGACTTCACTCGAGCTGCGCAATCCAGGAATTCCATTTTCTGGGGAAATTTCTGGGGTATTCCAATCAATATGTTGCTTTTTGGTGGAATTGTCGTGGTGCTTACTGGTGGGCAATACCATATTGATGGCCATATCATTGCGTCGCCGGCAGATATTGTCGCGATGATTCCGAATACCTTTTTGTTGGTGCTTGCCACGCTTTCGCTACTGATACTGACAGTCGGTGTGAATTTGATGGCCAATTTTGTGGCACCAACCTATGCATTGACAAACCTGATGCCGAAGTACATGAATTTTCGCAAAGCTGCCATTTTATCTGCTTTGATTGGGCTGCTTATCCTGCCATGGAATCTTTATAACTCACCCCTGGTCATTCCGATTTTTCTGGGGGGATTAGGAGCATTGCTGGGGCCACTATTCGGCATCATCATGATTGATTACTGGATAATCAGAAAGCAGAAAATCAATATACCTGCCTTGTATTCAGATGATGCACAGAGCGAATACCACTATATGGCAGGCAGTAATCCCAGGGCGATCATTGCGCTGATGATCTCTGGCGGGCTGGCTCTTGGGCTCACCTTCTTGCCCTTGTTTGCTGTGTTCAGAGACTTTTCCTGGTTCATGGCGGCCGGGCTTGGCGGCATGATCTATTTCTTGATTGCTGATCGTCGTGGTCCATTTATCGATGTGGACGGTGAGAAGATTTCTGTCCCGGCATGCCACTGA
- the thiC gene encoding phosphomethylpyrimidine synthase ThiC, producing the protein MNAPAKLNEQMVVDTAAIQPLPNSRKIYVEGSRPDIRVPMREISQSATPTQFGGEANPPIYVYDTSGIYSDPAASIDIQSGLPALRAAWIAERGDTEQLAGLSSEYGRAREADSKLDELRFNLKRKPRRARPGQNVSQMHYARQGIITPEMEYVAIRESLNRKAYIGSLQAAGGKNTKLLELMTRQHAGHSYGAALPEEITPEFVRQEVACGRAIIPNNINHPESEPMIIGRNFLVKINGNIGNSAVTSSISEEVDKMTWGIRWGADTIMDLSTGKNIHETREWILRNSPVPIGTVPIYQALEKVNGKAEDLSWEIFKDTLIEQAEQGVDYFTIHAGVLLRYVPLTANRMTGIVSRGGSIMAKWCLAHHQENFLYTHFEDICEIMKAYDVAFSLGDGLRPGSVWDANDAAQLGELKTLGELTQIAWQHDVQVMIEGPGHVPMQLIKENMDKELEWCHEAPFYTLGPLTTDIAPGYDHITSAIGAAQIGWYGTAMLCYVTQKEHLGLPNKDDVKEGIITYKLAAHAADLAKGHPGAQIRDNALSKARFEFRWEDQFNLGLDPDKARSFHDETLPKDSAKVAHFCSMCGPHFCSMKITQDVREFAAKQGISEEAALQKGMEVKSVEFVKGGAKLYDKI; encoded by the coding sequence ATGAACGCGCCCGCAAAACTGAATGAACAGATGGTGGTCGATACTGCCGCCATCCAGCCCCTGCCCAATTCCCGCAAGATCTATGTTGAAGGCAGCCGCCCGGATATTCGCGTGCCGATGCGTGAAATCAGCCAGAGCGCGACCCCCACCCAGTTTGGTGGTGAAGCCAACCCGCCCATCTATGTTTACGACACCAGCGGCATCTATTCCGACCCGGCAGCCAGCATCGATATCCAGAGCGGCCTGCCGGCTTTGCGCGCTGCCTGGATTGCCGAACGTGGCGATACCGAACAGCTTGCCGGCCTGTCCAGCGAATACGGCCGCGCCCGTGAAGCGGACAGCAAACTGGACGAGCTGCGTTTCAACCTGAAGCGCAAACCGCGCCGTGCGCGGCCGGGCCAGAATGTCAGCCAGATGCACTATGCGCGCCAGGGCATCATCACGCCGGAAATGGAATATGTCGCCATCCGCGAAAGCCTGAACCGCAAGGCCTATATCGGGAGCCTGCAGGCTGCCGGTGGCAAGAACACCAAGCTGCTGGAGCTGATGACCCGCCAGCATGCCGGTCACAGTTATGGTGCGGCGCTGCCGGAGGAAATCACCCCGGAATTCGTGCGCCAGGAAGTGGCCTGCGGCCGCGCCATCATTCCCAACAACATCAACCATCCGGAATCCGAGCCGATGATCATCGGCCGCAACTTCCTGGTGAAGATCAACGGCAATATCGGCAATAGTGCGGTAACGTCGTCGATTTCCGAAGAAGTGGACAAGATGACCTGGGGCATCCGCTGGGGTGCCGACACCATCATGGACCTGTCCACCGGCAAGAACATCCATGAAACCCGCGAGTGGATTTTGCGCAATTCGCCGGTACCCATCGGCACCGTGCCCATCTATCAGGCGCTGGAAAAGGTCAACGGCAAGGCCGAAGACCTGAGCTGGGAAATCTTCAAGGACACGCTGATCGAGCAGGCCGAGCAGGGCGTGGACTACTTCACCATCCACGCTGGTGTGCTGCTGCGCTATGTGCCGCTGACCGCCAACCGCATGACCGGCATCGTGTCGCGTGGTGGTTCCATCATGGCCAAGTGGTGTCTGGCCCACCATCAGGAAAACTTCCTCTACACCCATTTCGAGGACATCTGCGAAATCATGAAGGCTTACGACGTGGCCTTCAGCCTGGGTGATGGTCTGCGTCCGGGCAGCGTGTGGGATGCCAACGATGCCGCCCAGCTGGGCGAACTGAAAACCCTGGGCGAGCTGACGCAGATTGCCTGGCAGCACGATGTGCAGGTGATGATCGAAGGCCCCGGCCATGTGCCGATGCAGCTGATCAAGGAGAATATGGACAAGGAACTGGAGTGGTGCCACGAAGCGCCGTTCTACACCCTGGGCCCGCTCACCACCGACATCGCACCGGGCTACGACCACATCACCTCGGCCATCGGCGCTGCCCAGATCGGCTGGTATGGCACGGCCATGCTGTGCTACGTCACCCAGAAGGAACACCTGGGCCTGCCCAACAAGGACGACGTCAAGGAAGGCATCATCACCTACAAGCTGGCCGCCCATGCGGCCGATCTGGCCAAGGGTCACCCTGGTGCGCAGATCCGCGATAACGCGCTGTCCAAGGCGCGTTTCGAATTCCGCTGGGAAGACCAGTTCAATCTGGGTCTGGATCCGGACAAGGCGCGCAGCTTCCATGACGAAACCCTGCCCAAGGACAGCGCCAAGGTGGCGCACTTCTGTTCCATGTGCGGCCCGCATTTCTGCTCGATGAAGATCACCCAGGACGTACGCGAATTCGCCGCCAAGCAGGGCATCAGCGAGGAAGCGGCGCTGCAGAAGGGCATGGAAGTGAAGTCGGTGGAGTTTGTGAAGGGCGGAGCCAAGCTGTACGACAAGATCTGA
- a CDS encoding protein-L-isoaspartate O-methyltransferase family protein, which yields MDFENARFNMVEQQIRPWDVLDPKILDLLFHVKREDFVADDKRQLAFVDTELPLPHGGKMLQPKLEARLAQDVAVEAQDKVLEIGTGAGYLTALLAKLGRHVYSVEINAATRETAAANLKKAGIGNVTLVEGNGLDGLQQQAPFDVIVVGGSLPVVPESLKSQLAVGGRMIVVVGDLPVMSCKLIKRVGESSFSETNLFETCISRLAKAEAIEPERFVF from the coding sequence ATGGATTTTGAAAATGCCCGTTTCAACATGGTCGAGCAGCAGATTCGTCCGTGGGACGTACTTGACCCGAAAATTCTGGACCTGCTGTTTCACGTGAAACGCGAAGACTTCGTTGCTGACGACAAGCGCCAGCTGGCCTTTGTCGACACCGAACTGCCGCTGCCGCACGGTGGCAAGATGCTGCAGCCCAAGCTGGAAGCCCGTCTGGCGCAGGACGTCGCTGTCGAGGCACAAGACAAGGTACTGGAAATCGGTACTGGTGCTGGCTATCTGACCGCCTTGCTGGCCAAGCTGGGCCGCCATGTATATAGCGTTGAGATTAATGCCGCCACGCGCGAAACCGCAGCTGCCAACCTGAAAAAAGCCGGTATCGGCAATGTCACCCTGGTGGAAGGCAATGGTCTGGACGGCCTGCAGCAGCAAGCTCCGTTCGATGTCATCGTGGTGGGTGGTTCGCTGCCGGTGGTGCCGGAAAGCCTGAAATCCCAGCTGGCCGTAGGTGGCCGCATGATCGTGGTGGTGGGTGACCTGCCGGTGATGAGCTGCAAGCTGATCAAGCGCGTGGGCGAATCATCCTTCAGCGAAACCAATCTGTTTGAAACCTGTATTTCCCGTCTGGCCAAGGCAGAAGCCATCGAGCCGGAACGCTTCGTTTTCTGA
- a CDS encoding rhodanese-like domain-containing protein, with product MMLREITASDLAAWLADTGKEQPLLLDVREDWEVQLASIAGSLHIPMNLIPLRMSELPDDRTIVTVCHHGVRSYQVGLYLANAGFEQVLSLRGGVEAWACDVDPAMAHY from the coding sequence CTGATGCTCAGGGAAATCACTGCCAGCGATCTGGCGGCATGGCTGGCCGATACCGGCAAGGAACAGCCGCTGCTGCTGGACGTAAGGGAAGATTGGGAAGTTCAGCTGGCCAGCATTGCCGGTTCGCTGCACATTCCGATGAACCTGATTCCGCTGCGCATGAGCGAGCTGCCGGATGACCGGACCATCGTCACCGTCTGCCATCATGGTGTACGCAGCTATCAGGTTGGCCTGTACCTGGCCAATGCCGGTTTCGAACAGGTGCTGAGCCTGCGTGGTGGTGTGGAAGCCTGGGCCTGTGATGTAGATCCGGCCATGGCCCATTATTGA
- the ung gene encoding uracil-DNA glycosylase codes for MSLSQLQYLAPALAPVHPAWEDVLKLPAVFARLVQIDQQLGQQAAQGKTLFPPRADIFSALRTMAPADIKVVILGQDPYHGQGEAMGLSFSVPPGVRIPPSLRNIYKELVADLGGGMPASGDLSHWAEQGVLLLNSVLTVEMDKAGSHGKLGWQQVSDALIDAVNQKNPGCVFLLWGNWAQTKAERIDTSRHLVLTAAHPSPLSASRGFHGCRHFSQVNAWLAAHGRGTIHWMPAASQNSLF; via the coding sequence TTGAGCCTTAGTCAACTCCAATACCTTGCTCCTGCCCTGGCCCCGGTGCATCCGGCCTGGGAGGATGTACTGAAATTACCTGCCGTCTTTGCCCGTCTGGTACAGATCGATCAGCAGCTGGGCCAGCAAGCCGCCCAAGGCAAAACCCTGTTTCCGCCACGCGCCGACATCTTCAGTGCCCTGCGCACCATGGCACCCGCCGACATCAAGGTGGTGATCCTGGGCCAGGACCCGTATCACGGTCAGGGCGAAGCCATGGGCTTGTCTTTCTCTGTACCTCCGGGCGTGCGTATCCCGCCCAGCCTGCGCAATATCTACAAGGAACTGGTAGCTGACCTGGGCGGTGGCATGCCAGCCAGCGGCGATCTTTCGCACTGGGCCGAACAGGGCGTGCTGCTGCTGAACAGCGTGCTGACGGTGGAAATGGACAAGGCCGGCAGTCATGGCAAGCTGGGCTGGCAACAGGTCAGCGACGCGCTGATTGATGCCGTCAACCAGAAAAATCCCGGCTGCGTCTTCCTGCTGTGGGGCAACTGGGCACAGACCAAGGCCGAGCGCATCGACACCAGCCGTCACCTGGTGCTGACTGCCGCCCATCCCTCCCCCCTGTCAGCCAGCCGCGGCTTTCACGGCTGCCGCCATTTTTCCCAGGTGAATGCCTGGTTGGCCGCACATGGCCGCGGCACCATCCACTGGATGCCGGCCGCCAGCCAGAACAGCCTGTTCTGA